The genomic DNA ACCGGTGGATCGAGGAGGGGCGGGTGGGATACATGCGCATCCCCTCGTTCGACCAGCCGAAGTACCAGGAGCGCGCGCTGGATCTGCTCGCGGGGACCTTCCGCGGCGCACCGGTGCTCGTCGTGGACCTGCGCGGCAACGGCGGCGGCAACACGCCTTGGAAGCTGCGCAAGGCGCTGATGGGCGGCAGGCGCTTCCGCGACGCGATCCCCGGTCCGGACCTGGTCCCGCCGCCGCTCGCGGACCGCATCCTCGGCCCGGTCCTGGTCCGCACGGCGCGCGTGCCGCTCTTCCGCGGCGCACTGGTGATGCTGGCGGACGGCGGCACCGCATCGGCGGCGGAGGACCTGCTGATCCCGCTCAAGGACAGCGGCCGCGCCACGCTGGTGGGCGACACCACGTTCGGCTCCACCGGCCAGCCCCATTTCCTGAGCTTCGGCGACGGCATCACGGCCCGCATCGGCGCCCGCCGTGTCCGCTTCCCGGACGGCTCGCCCTTCGAAGGCGTCGGCATCGCCCCGCACGTCTTCGCCCGCGTCACGCCCGAGAGCCTGCGTGAAGCCCGCGACGTCGTCCTCCCCTGCGCCCTGGACCTCATCTCCGGCGGTCTCCCGGCCTGACCCGCTGCCGAGACCACGAGGAGCGGAAGACGATCATCGCCGGACGAGACGCTGCATCGGGGAGCGCATCGCAGGGCGATCGGCAGCATCGGTGGATGACCGGCATCGCGATGCCGCGGAAGAGCTTGGGTGTGATCCGGGGATGCGGAACACGCCGGTTGTCACCGGTGTTATTCTGTCGTATAATGTAAGCACACTCCCCAGCACACATCTCGGCGGTTCCCCGATCCTCCGCTCCCGATCCATCTGCCCGGGATCGCGCGGCGAGATGGAACCGCTCCGCCGCACCTTTCCGCATCTCCCGTCCGGCACGCACGCAACGCCTCCGCCCCCGCGTAGGCGCAGGAACGCAGTGACGCTGTCGCGGCACCGCGCCCGCATCTTCAGCCCGGTGCACCCCGCATGAGAACCGCCTCCCTCCTCGGCCTGGCCCTGGCCGCCGCCGCGCTCCCCGCGGCCGCGCAGACCGCATCTCCCGCGTCTCCGAACACATCCGCCGAGACCACGCGGAGCGCAGCGCGGACGCTGGCGCCCATCATCGTCACCGCGTGGCGCTTCGGGGCGGTGCCGGCCGGGGCGCAGTCGCTCTCTCGCGCGGAGTGGGCGAACGCGCCTCAGCCGGGCGAGGACGTGTTTCGCATGGTTGGGCGCCTTCCGGGTGTGACCGCCAGCGATCTGTCCAGCAAGTTCTACGTGCGCGGCGGCAGCAACGACGAGATGCTGGTGCGGCTGGACGGCCTGGAGCTGGTGGAGCCCTTCCACGTGAAGGAGTTCGAGGGCGGCGCGCTCTCCATCGTGGACATGGACGCGCTGGGCGGCGTGGACCTGCTCACCGGCGGCGCCACGGCCGAGTACGGCAACCGACTGACCGGCGTGTTCGACATGCGCACCGCCACGCCGCCGCGGTCCGGCGCCCGCACCGCCGTGGGCCTGTCGCTGACCAACGCCCGCTTCCTCTCGCAGGGCGGATGGGGCGCGGGCCGCGGGCAGTGGATGGTCTCCGCCCGGCGCGGCTACCTGGACCTGGTCCTGGGACGCGTGACGGACACGAACAACGGCGTGGACAAGATCGTCCCGCGCTACGGCGACGTGATGGGCAAGGTCACGTACCGCCTGGGCGCCTCCAACACGGTGAGCCTTCACGGCCTGTACGCGGGCGACCAGTTCCACGCACGCGACAACGACCTGCTGGCGGGCACCAGCTACGGAAACCGCTACCTGTGGGCGAACTGGTACGCCAGCTATCCCCAGGGAATCGAGGCGCACACCGTGGCATCGGCCGGCGACCTGGACTGGGACCGCGGCGGCACGTGGGACGGCGACCACGCGGGCGAGACCGCCAGCGACGTGCGTACGCTCTGGTTCGCGGGCGTGCGGCAGGACTGGACGTGGGCCGTGGCGGGGCCGTTCACCGCCAAGCTGGGCTGGGACTGGAAGCGCATGGCCGCGTCGTACGACTACGCCAACCAGCGCTCCGTGACGACGATCGACGCGGCGGGCAACATCCGCGTGACCCGCGACACGGTCGCCATCTCCGCCGACCCGCGGGGCACGCAGGCGGGCGCGTACCTGTCCGCGCAGGTGCGCCCGGTGCGCGCGCTCACGCTGGAGGCCGGGGCGCGCTACGACCGCGAGACGTGGACGGGCGACCGCACGTGGAGCCCGCGGCTGAACGCGGCGTGGGCGGTCGGGTCCGCGACGACGCTGCGGGCGGCGTGGGGCACCTTCTACCAGGCCCAGGCCATCCAGGGGCTTCAGGTGCAGGACGGCGTGGAGCAGTTCTTCCCCGCGGAGCGCGCGGAGCAGCGCCTGCTGGGTATTGAGCACACCGCCGCGGGAATCGACTTCCGCGCGGAGGCGTACGACCGCAAGCTGGGCAGCATCCGCCCGCGCTACGTGAACCTGGACCGCCGCCTGGACGTCTTCCCCGAGGTGACGGACGACCGTGCCCTCCTCAAGCCCGCCGAGGGCGATGCGCGCGGCGTGGAGCTGTTCGCGCAGCGCTCCGGCGACGCACCGTTCCGCTGGTACGCCAGCTATGCCCTGGCCCAGGTGCGCGACCGGTACGCCTCGGTGGGCTGGGTGCCCCGCGACGTGGACCAGCGCCACACGCTGCACCTGGGCGCGGCGTACGTACCCAACGCGCGCTGGCGGGTGAGCACGGCGTGGGAGTACCACTCCGGATGGCCCATCACGGCGCGCACGTTCACCAGCGGTACGGACCCGGTGACGGGGAAGGCGTGGCTGCGCACCGGCTTCGGGCCGCTGTACGGCGAACGGCTGCCCGCGTACCAGCGTCTGGATGCGCGCTTCACCCGCTCGTGGGACACGCGCCGGGGCCGCGGGTCGGCGTTCCTGGACGTGTTCAACCTCTACAACCACGACAACCGCCGCGCGTACAGCTACAGCTACAACGTCAGCTCCACCGGCGTGACCGTGAACCGCGAGGTCGAGAAGCTGCTCCCCATCTTCCCCAGCATCGGCTTCTCCTGGGAGTTCTGAACGGATCGCATCCGCCGGTGCATGATGAGAGGAGCGAGGCGCCGCCGACGCCTCGCTCCTTTTTGTTTCTGTTTCATTTCCGGATGCCGAAAGGGTGTCGCATGCTGAAGGGTGCCCCCTCCCCCGGCCCCTCCCCCGCAAGCGGGAGAGGGGAGAACTGCTTGTCGGGGCGTGTTTTGGCTCTATTCTCCATGGGGATGTGTCGCCACCGAATCGCGTGCAAGCTCACCCCGCCGTGGAACAGGCTCCCCTCCCCCAGGCAGTTTCTACCCATTACCCACAAGTGTGTCCTATACTGCCGCCGGGTAAACAAAGGGTATAGGGGCCAAGGAGGAGGGATGGGAGCGGAGTGGGTAGAGACGGAGATGGCAACGCTGGATCTGGGAGATCCGCGGCGGCATGCGCGGGTGAAGCGGATGATCGTGCGATTCTCGGAGAAGCCTGGAGCGTCGATCCCGAGGGCGAGCGGAAGCGCGGCGGACACGAAGGGAGCCTATCGCGCACTGGGGTCGGAGGA from Longimicrobiaceae bacterium includes the following:
- a CDS encoding TonB-dependent receptor, with the translated sequence MRTASLLGLALAAAALPAAAQTASPASPNTSAETTRSAARTLAPIIVTAWRFGAVPAGAQSLSRAEWANAPQPGEDVFRMVGRLPGVTASDLSSKFYVRGGSNDEMLVRLDGLELVEPFHVKEFEGGALSIVDMDALGGVDLLTGGATAEYGNRLTGVFDMRTATPPRSGARTAVGLSLTNARFLSQGGWGAGRGQWMVSARRGYLDLVLGRVTDTNNGVDKIVPRYGDVMGKVTYRLGASNTVSLHGLYAGDQFHARDNDLLAGTSYGNRYLWANWYASYPQGIEAHTVASAGDLDWDRGGTWDGDHAGETASDVRTLWFAGVRQDWTWAVAGPFTAKLGWDWKRMAASYDYANQRSVTTIDAAGNIRVTRDTVAISADPRGTQAGAYLSAQVRPVRALTLEAGARYDRETWTGDRTWSPRLNAAWAVGSATTLRAAWGTFYQAQAIQGLQVQDGVEQFFPAERAEQRLLGIEHTAAGIDFRAEAYDRKLGSIRPRYVNLDRRLDVFPEVTDDRALLKPAEGDARGVELFAQRSGDAPFRWYASYALAQVRDRYASVGWVPRDVDQRHTLHLGAAYVPNARWRVSTAWEYHSGWPITARTFTSGTDPVTGKAWLRTGFGPLYGERLPAYQRLDARFTRSWDTRRGRGSAFLDVFNLYNHDNRRAYSYSYNVSSTGVTVNREVEKLLPIFPSIGFSWEF